One genomic region from Conexibacter woesei DSM 14684 encodes:
- a CDS encoding serine hydrolase domain-containing protein, translated as MSRFIRSTAPRRIACAAVAALPLLVPAVGQARTTDAEVQRGLRRLVAASGGAPGAVATLYRDGRLTVLRAGRADVRRAGAPTANQHMRIASIAKAFSGAVALHLVQEGRLSLDDTLGQRLPSAPAAWSAVTIRQLLNHTSGIPDYTGSKAFAAHMNRDSRAYVTPQQVVGFVRREPLSFAPGSRYEYSNTDNILIGLIAEAITATPYPNLLQQIVFGPAGLTQTSFPTRRLSLPAPFIHGYLVAPGEAPQDSTSIISPSGAWASGAIVSTPRDLSAFIRADLGRRFFGAAEQEQQLQFVRGASSPPGPGTNAAGLAIFRYTSRCGVVYGHTGSFPGYAQWAAATADGSRSVTTTLNIPPPKGALLRQLRSVQADAVCALLGR; from the coding sequence ATGTCCCGCTTCATCCGTTCGACCGCGCCCAGGCGCATCGCGTGCGCCGCTGTGGCGGCGCTGCCGCTGCTCGTCCCCGCGGTCGGGCAGGCACGGACCACGGACGCCGAGGTCCAGCGCGGTCTCAGACGGCTCGTGGCGGCCAGCGGCGGGGCACCCGGCGCGGTCGCGACGCTGTACCGCGACGGGCGCCTGACGGTGCTGCGCGCCGGCCGCGCCGACGTCAGACGAGCGGGCGCGCCGACGGCGAACCAGCACATGCGGATCGCGAGCATCGCGAAGGCGTTCAGCGGGGCCGTCGCGCTGCACCTCGTGCAGGAGGGGCGCCTCAGCCTCGACGACACGCTCGGCCAGCGGCTCCCGAGCGCGCCGGCGGCATGGTCGGCGGTGACGATCCGCCAGCTGCTGAACCACACCAGCGGGATCCCCGACTACACGGGGTCGAAGGCATTCGCCGCGCATATGAACCGAGACTCGCGGGCGTACGTGACGCCGCAGCAGGTCGTCGGCTTCGTGCGCAGGGAGCCGCTCTCCTTCGCGCCGGGCTCGCGCTACGAGTACTCGAACACAGACAACATCCTGATCGGCCTGATCGCCGAGGCGATCACCGCGACGCCGTACCCGAACCTGCTGCAGCAGATCGTCTTCGGTCCGGCGGGCCTGACGCAGACGAGCTTCCCGACCAGACGCCTCTCGCTGCCCGCGCCGTTCATCCACGGCTACCTCGTGGCGCCCGGCGAGGCGCCACAGGACAGCACCTCGATCATCAGCCCCAGCGGCGCCTGGGCCTCAGGCGCGATCGTCTCGACCCCGCGCGACCTCTCGGCCTTCATCCGCGCCGATCTCGGTCGCAGATTCTTCGGAGCCGCCGAGCAGGAGCAGCAACTGCAGTTCGTGCGCGGCGCGTCGAGCCCGCCCGGCCCCGGCACCAACGCGGCCGGCCTCGCGATCTTCCGCTACACGAGCCGCTGCGGCGTCGTCTACGGCCACACGGGCAGCTTCCCGGGCTACGCGCAGTGGGCCGCCGCCACGGCCGACGGCTCGCGCTCGGTCACGACCACGCTGAACATCCCGCCGCCGAAGGGCGCGCTGCTGCGGCAGCTGCGCTCCGTGCAGGCCGACGCGGTCTGCGCGCTGCTCGGTCGCTGA